One genomic window of Campylobacter curvus includes the following:
- a CDS encoding quinone-dependent dihydroorotate dehydrogenase: MSVDYDTLKSIFFKFDPETAHKIAELAMIWSNKIFPGSLSLVASKCVINDARLQQNLLGSIYNNPVGIGGGFDKNATMLPALCALGFGYLEFGTFTPKPQAGNDKPRLFRLIDEQSIQNAMGFNNEGCEAIKQRVKKSYPFVLPLWANIGKNKITPNENAIDDYEILVREFSEICDSFVINVSSPNTPNLRDLQEESFIKELFSRIKPLTKKPIIFKISPDLAHEKAVDICKCAVESGSSGIIISNTSVDYSLSNSTNLKDFGGLSGKVIAQRSKEIFKAVAHELFGKTILIACGGIDSGQEAYERIKMGANLVQIFTSFIYKGPKICHDINAEILNLMERDGFSNISQAIGADIKK, from the coding sequence ATGAGCGTTGATTACGATACTTTAAAGTCTATTTTCTTCAAATTCGATCCCGAAACAGCACACAAAATAGCCGAACTCGCAATGATCTGGTCTAATAAAATTTTCCCCGGCAGCCTAAGCCTCGTCGCCAGCAAATGCGTGATAAACGATGCGAGGCTTCAGCAAAATTTACTAGGCTCTATCTACAACAACCCCGTTGGCATCGGCGGTGGATTTGATAAAAACGCCACCATGCTGCCCGCTCTTTGCGCGCTTGGATTTGGATATTTGGAATTTGGCACATTCACGCCAAAGCCGCAAGCCGGCAACGACAAACCGCGCCTTTTTAGACTCATCGACGAGCAAAGTATCCAAAATGCAATGGGCTTTAACAACGAAGGCTGCGAGGCTATCAAGCAAAGAGTGAAAAAAAGCTATCCTTTCGTCTTACCACTTTGGGCAAATATCGGCAAAAACAAGATCACACCAAATGAAAACGCGATCGATGATTATGAAATTTTGGTGCGAGAATTTAGCGAGATCTGCGATAGCTTCGTCATAAACGTCTCCTCGCCAAACACCCCAAACCTGCGCGATCTACAAGAAGAAAGCTTCATAAAAGAGCTATTCTCTCGCATAAAACCGCTCACGAAAAAGCCTATCATCTTTAAAATTTCACCCGATCTAGCTCACGAAAAAGCGGTAGATATCTGCAAATGCGCCGTAGAAAGTGGCTCTAGCGGTATCATCATCTCAAACACGAGCGTTGATTATTCGCTTTCAAATTCTACGAATTTAAAGGATTTTGGCGGGTTAAGCGGCAAGGTCATCGCTCAAAGATCAAAAGAGATATTTAAAGCAGTCGCGCATGAGCTTTTTGGCAAGACGATCTTGATAGCTTGTGGCGGCATAGATAGTGGCCAGGAGGCATATGAGCGTATTAAAATGGGCGCGAATCTAGTGCAAATTTTCACCTCGTTCATCTACAAAGGACCAAAAATTTGCCACGA
- a CDS encoding ABC transporter ATP-binding protein, producing MSKKELKLRDILRRFAPYFRDYIPYFVIAFVGMLLASGGTAATAYMVKPVLNEIFIEKEKTWLYLLPLGIVIVYVAKNLGTFLQAYYTAYIGQDVIRRFREKMLQNLLGLDMKFFNTYRTGELISRTTNDIDRIRAIVSTMVPEFIRESLTIVGLLGVVIYQSPKLAFFAIIVLPAALYPISRLAKKMKKISTASQEKTSDITSALSEIFTNIEIIKANNAQNYEHERFTDENNKFFKLNLKSTKVEQLVSPLMETIGSIGVAAVIIIGGSDVIDGYMDVGEFFSFIAALFMIYTPLKRIVNIYNKMQDVAAASERTFELIDAVPEIKDGQKEISNDISLIKFEDVRLSYDEKEVLKGVNFEAKKSELIALVGSSGGGKTSLMNLLMRFYDTSGGKILINDTDLKDIKIHSLRQNIGLVTQRVYIFNDTVAKNVAYGREFSEEAVIKALKLANAYDFVSALENGINAVLNEFGTNLSGGQRQRIAIARALYSNPQILIFDEATSALDNESEKEITNAINNLHHEKIIFVIAHRLSTVQNADKIAVLDGGRIVGFGKDSELENECEIYAKLKGKALV from the coding sequence ATGAGTAAAAAAGAGCTGAAACTAAGAGATATTTTGAGGCGTTTCGCCCCGTATTTTCGGGACTACATCCCCTATTTCGTGATCGCATTCGTGGGGATGTTGCTAGCTAGCGGAGGCACGGCGGCGACTGCATATATGGTAAAGCCCGTGCTAAATGAAATTTTCATCGAAAAAGAAAAAACATGGCTTTATCTGCTGCCCCTTGGCATCGTGATAGTCTATGTCGCTAAGAATTTAGGCACATTTTTACAAGCCTACTATACCGCCTACATCGGTCAGGATGTAATCCGCCGCTTTCGCGAAAAGATGCTCCAAAATTTACTCGGCCTTGATATGAAATTTTTCAACACCTACCGCACCGGCGAGCTGATAAGCCGCACGACAAACGATATCGATCGTATCCGCGCGATAGTATCCACCATGGTACCGGAATTTATCCGCGAGTCGCTTACCATCGTGGGACTTCTTGGTGTTGTCATCTATCAAAGCCCCAAACTTGCATTTTTCGCTATCATCGTCCTACCTGCCGCGCTTTATCCGATCTCGCGACTAGCCAAAAAGATGAAAAAGATCTCCACCGCATCGCAAGAAAAGACCTCGGACATCACCTCGGCGCTAAGTGAAATTTTCACAAATATCGAGATCATCAAGGCAAATAACGCCCAAAATTACGAGCATGAGCGCTTTACCGACGAAAACAATAAATTTTTCAAGCTGAATTTAAAAAGCACCAAGGTCGAACAGCTGGTCAGTCCGCTTATGGAGACGATAGGCTCTATCGGCGTCGCAGCAGTCATCATCATCGGCGGTAGCGACGTGATCGACGGATACATGGACGTAGGCGAGTTTTTCTCGTTTATCGCGGCACTTTTCATGATCTATACGCCGCTAAAACGCATAGTCAATATCTACAACAAAATGCAAGATGTGGCGGCTGCGAGCGAGAGGACGTTTGAGCTCATAGACGCCGTACCTGAAATAAAAGACGGCCAAAAGGAAATTTCAAACGACATAAGCTTGATAAAATTTGAAGACGTGAGGCTAAGCTACGACGAAAAAGAGGTGCTAAAAGGCGTAAATTTCGAGGCTAAAAAGTCCGAGCTCATCGCTCTTGTAGGCTCAAGCGGCGGAGGCAAGACCTCGCTTATGAATTTATTGATGAGATTTTACGATACAAGCGGCGGCAAAATTTTGATAAACGATACCGATTTAAAAGATATAAAAATTCACTCTCTGCGCCAAAATATCGGGCTGGTGACGCAGCGCGTATACATCTTTAACGACACGGTCGCTAAAAATGTCGCTTACGGCAGAGAATTTAGCGAAGAAGCGGTCATCAAAGCCCTAAAGCTAGCCAATGCTTATGACTTCGTAAGTGCGCTTGAAAACGGGATAAACGCGGTGCTGAATGAATTTGGCACGAACCTCTCCGGCGGTCAGCGTCAGCGCATAGCCATCGCGCGCGCACTTTACTCGAACCCGCAAATTTTGATATTTGACGAAGCTACCAGCGCACTTGATAACGAGAGCGAAAAAGAGATAACAAACGCGATAAACAATCTTCATCACGAAAAGATAATCTTCGTCATAGCTCACCGCCTAAGCACCGTCCAAAATGCCGACAAGATCGCGGTTTTAGACGGCGGCAGGATAGTAGGCTTTGGTAAAGACAGCGAGCTTGAAAACGAATGTGAAATTTATGCAAAGCTTAAAGGCAAAGCCTTGGTTTAA